In a genomic window of Streptomyces noursei ATCC 11455:
- a CDS encoding sensor histidine kinase, with the protein MRRSTTSPEPQEPRRGNFTPPPRESGAPASDASENPVAKPPVSGGKYSPRNWRVATRLNAILLIPVLVALVFGGLRVNNSFSTWQDAQNAENTAKLVRAALSYSNALIDERDRTAAPLLKGRQDDPVVQEARDATDTAAQAFHEAAKNMPDEPGLKRRMALFEKTEPKLAQLRQVAFTSKLTGVQTEEGYVEIQHPLMEFANELGLGTGNITSYGRTVYAVALAKAAESLTRSIGTHLLVDPASPQGGKEHKLQLTAFASYRYLEGIAIGEYTSGGTPDDVARLKSDAGKLQQAAQQQIARAKSQAQAAGQTFHAPPSPDQMSTLIASGAAPEALALKGVTPDAFFQAATGKFDMYRGIEKDLADKAVNEAAQISSDAKWSTFQDSGIVLAALIIAFVVAGLMARRMSRNMRELRNAAFGVAEQRLPMLVDQLSRTDPGRVDTRVTPIPIATTDEIGEVARAFDQVHREAVRLAAEQALLRGNVNAIFTNLSSRNQGLIERQLELITHLENNEADPDQLENLFRLDHLATRMRRNGENLLILAGEEPGRRWNQPVPLIDVLRAATSEVESYERVELSGVPESEIHGTAVTDLIHLLSELLENATTFSSPQTKVKVAATRLPDGRIMIEIHDKGIGLTPEDFADINHKLANPPSVDAAISQRMGLFVVGRLADRHGIRVQLRPSGEQAGTTSLVMLPDAITHGGGGDEQFDDAFTVSRIVPEHQQASFDDGHRTAAELGFDDGFHGHPGAPAGLDPVGRSLLREERRAALEAQTAAGHPAPEPVDNRPLFRDELPVDGHHEQPASYAEPGLPLYDDRSFGGEAFGDPTLSETTGQYPYVPQDGGRFDGWAEPPVHEGHFGTEAESDRNPPAAPADASERVTFERPGPTESAIHSLTDAGLPRRGASSPHGQQEPAPETGQDEGSVWRSENDDRWQRAGRLRQPTAGGVTASGLPRRVPKANLVEGTAEQSAQGGPQVSRAPEDVRGRLSNLRRGVQQGRSAGTGTDPSSGVPQNDQQGFGPGSTYDQER; encoded by the coding sequence GTGAGGCGAAGCACGACGAGCCCCGAGCCGCAGGAACCGCGGCGGGGCAACTTCACGCCGCCACCACGCGAGAGTGGCGCACCGGCTTCCGACGCTTCCGAGAATCCGGTCGCGAAGCCTCCGGTCAGTGGCGGCAAGTACTCCCCGCGCAACTGGCGGGTGGCCACCCGCCTGAACGCCATTCTGCTGATCCCGGTTCTGGTCGCCCTGGTCTTCGGTGGGCTGCGGGTCAACAATTCCTTCAGCACCTGGCAGGACGCCCAGAACGCCGAGAACACCGCGAAGCTCGTGCGCGCCGCGCTTTCCTACAGCAACGCGCTCATCGACGAGCGGGACCGCACCGCCGCCCCGCTCCTCAAGGGCCGGCAGGACGACCCGGTCGTCCAGGAGGCACGGGACGCGACCGACACGGCCGCGCAGGCGTTCCACGAGGCCGCCAAGAACATGCCGGACGAGCCGGGCCTCAAGCGCCGGATGGCGCTGTTCGAGAAGACCGAGCCCAAGCTGGCGCAGCTGCGGCAGGTCGCCTTCACCTCCAAGCTCACGGGCGTGCAGACCGAAGAGGGCTACGTCGAGATCCAGCACCCGCTGATGGAGTTCGCCAACGAACTCGGTCTCGGCACCGGCAACATCACCTCCTACGGGCGCACCGTGTACGCGGTCGCACTGGCGAAGGCCGCCGAGTCGCTGACCCGCTCCATCGGCACCCACCTCCTGGTCGACCCGGCGTCCCCGCAGGGCGGCAAGGAGCACAAGCTCCAGCTGACCGCGTTCGCGTCGTACCGCTACCTGGAGGGCATCGCCATCGGCGAGTACACCTCCGGTGGTACGCCCGACGACGTGGCGCGGCTGAAGTCGGACGCCGGCAAGCTCCAGCAGGCGGCGCAGCAGCAGATCGCCCGCGCGAAGTCGCAGGCGCAGGCGGCCGGCCAGACGTTCCACGCCCCACCGTCGCCGGACCAGATGAGCACGCTGATCGCCTCCGGCGCCGCGCCGGAAGCGCTGGCCCTCAAGGGCGTCACCCCGGACGCGTTCTTCCAGGCCGCCACCGGCAAGTTCGACATGTACCGGGGCATCGAGAAGGACCTGGCCGACAAGGCGGTGAACGAGGCCGCGCAGATCTCCTCGGACGCCAAGTGGTCCACCTTCCAGGACTCCGGCATCGTGCTGGCCGCGCTGATCATCGCGTTCGTGGTGGCCGGGCTGATGGCCCGCCGGATGAGCCGCAACATGCGGGAGCTGCGCAACGCGGCCTTCGGCGTCGCCGAGCAGCGGCTGCCGATGCTGGTCGACCAGCTCTCCCGCACCGACCCGGGCCGGGTCGACACCCGCGTGACCCCGATCCCGATCGCCACCACCGACGAGATCGGCGAGGTCGCCCGCGCCTTCGACCAGGTGCACCGCGAGGCGGTCCGGCTGGCCGCCGAGCAGGCGCTGCTGCGGGGCAACGTCAACGCGATCTTCACCAACCTCTCCAGCCGCAACCAGGGCCTGATCGAGCGCCAGTTGGAGCTGATCACCCACCTGGAGAACAACGAGGCCGACCCGGACCAGCTGGAGAACCTCTTCCGGCTCGACCACCTCGCGACGCGCATGCGCCGCAACGGAGAGAACCTCCTGATCCTCGCGGGCGAGGAGCCGGGCCGCCGGTGGAACCAGCCGGTGCCGCTGATCGACGTGCTGCGGGCGGCGACGTCCGAGGTCGAGTCGTACGAGCGGGTCGAGCTCAGCGGGGTCCCGGAGAGCGAGATCCACGGCACCGCCGTGACCGACCTCATCCACCTGCTGTCCGAGCTGCTGGAGAACGCCACCACGTTCTCCTCCCCGCAGACCAAGGTGAAGGTGGCCGCGACCCGGCTGCCCGACGGCCGGATCATGATCGAGATCCACGACAAGGGCATCGGGCTGACCCCCGAGGACTTCGCGGACATCAACCACAAGCTGGCCAACCCGCCGAGCGTGGACGCCGCGATCTCCCAGCGGATGGGCCTGTTCGTGGTCGGTCGGCTGGCCGACCGGCACGGGATCCGGGTCCAGCTGCGCCCCTCGGGCGAGCAGGCCGGCACCACGTCGCTGGTCATGCTGCCGGACGCGATCACCCATGGCGGTGGCGGCGACGAGCAGTTCGACGACGCCTTCACCGTCTCCCGGATCGTCCCCGAGCACCAGCAGGCGTCGTTCGACGACGGTCACCGCACCGCCGCCGAACTGGGCTTCGACGACGGCTTCCACGGGCACCCCGGTGCCCCGGCCGGGCTGGACCCGGTGGGCCGCTCCCTGCTGCGCGAGGAGCGCCGGGCGGCCCTGGAGGCCCAGACGGCCGCCGGACACCCCGCGCCCGAACCGGTCGACAACCGACCGCTGTTCCGCGACGAGCTGCCCGTCGACGGCCACCATGAGCAGCCCGCGTCCTATGCGGAGCCCGGCCTGCCGCTGTACGACGACCGCTCCTTCGGCGGCGAGGCGTTCGGCGACCCGACGCTCTCGGAGACCACCGGCCAGTACCCCTATGTGCCGCAGGACGGCGGCCGGTTCGACGGCTGGGCCGAACCCCCTGTGCACGAGGGCCACTTCGGAACCGAAGCGGAATCTGACCGGAATCCACCTGCCGCTCCCGCTGATGCGTCTGAGCGCGTAACATTCGAGCGTCCCGGCCCTACCGAGAGCGCGATCCACTCGCTGACCGACGCTGGCCTTCCGCGCCGCGGAGCCAGCTCGCCGCACGGTCAGCAGGAGCCCGCACCGGAGACCGGCCAGGACGAAGGCTCCGTCTGGCGCAGCGAGAACGACGATCGCTGGCAGCGGGCGGGGCGACTGCGCCAGCCGACGGCGGGCGGGGTCACCGCTTCCGGCCTCCCCCGGCGGGTGCCCAAGGCCAATTTGGTCGAGGGCACCGCGGAGCAGAGCGCGCAGGGCGGCCCCCAGGTCTCCCGCGCTCCGGAGGATGTCCGCGGCAGGCTGAGCAATCTGCGCCGCGGTGTCCAGCAGGGGCGTAGCGCCGGCACCGGCACGGATCCCTCCTCGGGGGTCCCCCAGAATGACCAACAGGGCTTCGGCCCCGGCAGCACCTACGATCAGGAGCGTTAG
- a CDS encoding sensor histidine kinase: MQGRFKRDGNAAADPELRGGTDRGQTPGDDAADGGKPKNSPSGPGSRIALRNWRISTRLVSLLALPVVAATTLGALRVNTELDNIDQLDKMQLLTEMTRQATELADALQVERDKSAGPLAGTGNVKDDASVVAPREATDRAKVSFNQATGDIKPDDATMAGVRATVLEIGRQLNTLNEIRANAYKDDNNVARTVTDYNQLIASLLDLSQDMAQATSNPEMIRSTRALAAFSSAKEYASIQRALVSAGLAHSGGPQLSANDRQAGRSAEDNEKAARDRFSQIYSGNAGALTRGLDGNNDEIKAAYAFAHRAFASTNGIRSQEYKYLDWYDSDTVKIDEMSRIETSLLSEMEQKSRELRNAATQDAILNGAVILLVLGVSLVGAFVVARSMVRSLRRLQDTAQKVAQDRLPELVKQLSESDPQDVDTSVESVGVHSRDEIGRVAAAFDDVHREAVRLASEQALLRGNVNAMFTNLSRRSQGLIQRQLSLISELESREADPDQLSSLFKLDHLATRMRRNGENLLVLAGEEPGRRWTRPVPLVDVLRAAASEVEQYERIELNAVPQTEVAGRVVNDLVHLLAELLENATSFSSPQTKVKVTGHALPDGRVLVEIHDTGIGLSPEDLSAINERLASPPTVDVSVSRRMGLFVVGRLSLRHGIRIQLRPSDSGGTTALVMLPVDVAQGGKKPAPSTAKSPGEGGGAPSSRLAGLQPRGQVGSGPGGRPALPGRGGQGGAPNAFGSPAPGGRTAPSAPGPGGDAAGARPALPVRGAEAGRGAEDGRTPTVAPPAGLPGREERPQLPTRNAAAELPGGGAGAAPADAGRTGDAPLGVRRDRGSDDDWPMTPREAQDRPRGHEEPETTGTFQRPAPAAGPGDTSAFARPGFGGPRPGAGRDGAGRGGAGRGGAPAADREPTWAAAGPGDTGQFPQPDADTGHFETTGQFPRPDADTGPFETTGQFPRPDADTEPFETTGQFPRPATGRAEPAGQVRQPDAGRAPAGQDPLGDPLSGPLRGDPLGTTDARPVDDRTPIFDTIESNWFNTPAAAAAGVPPLPRRDGGQDGAAPGDTPAGGVPAAGAPAGGAAREGAPADAGAQWRTSPNDETWRQAEQIRQPASGGVTTSGLPRRVPRANLVAGTAQQQAPQGGPQVSRAPSDVRGRLTNLRRGIQQGRQAGTSSTGNHGIVDPSHQQER, encoded by the coding sequence GTGCAGGGACGTTTCAAGAGGGATGGCAACGCTGCGGCGGACCCGGAGCTGCGCGGCGGCACAGACCGCGGCCAGACTCCGGGTGATGACGCCGCGGACGGCGGCAAGCCCAAGAACAGCCCCAGCGGGCCCGGCAGTCGAATAGCGCTGCGCAACTGGCGCATCAGCACCCGGCTCGTCTCGCTGCTCGCGCTCCCCGTCGTCGCGGCGACGACCCTGGGCGCCCTGCGCGTCAACACCGAGCTGGACAACATCGACCAGCTCGACAAGATGCAGCTGCTCACCGAGATGACCCGGCAGGCCACCGAGCTCGCCGACGCCCTCCAGGTCGAGCGCGACAAGTCGGCCGGCCCGCTGGCCGGTACCGGCAACGTCAAGGACGACGCCAGTGTGGTGGCCCCGCGCGAGGCCACCGACCGCGCCAAGGTCTCCTTCAACCAGGCCACCGGCGACATCAAGCCCGACGACGCCACCATGGCCGGCGTCCGGGCGACCGTCCTGGAGATCGGCCGCCAGCTCAACACCCTCAACGAGATCCGCGCCAACGCCTACAAGGACGACAACAACGTCGCGCGGACCGTCACCGACTACAACCAGCTGATCGCCTCCCTGCTGGACCTCTCGCAGGACATGGCGCAGGCCACCAGCAACCCGGAGATGATCCGCAGCACCCGTGCCCTGGCGGCGTTCTCGTCGGCCAAGGAGTACGCGTCGATCCAGCGCGCCCTGGTCAGTGCCGGTCTGGCACACTCGGGCGGCCCGCAGCTCTCCGCCAACGACCGGCAGGCCGGCCGCAGCGCCGAGGACAACGAGAAGGCCGCCCGGGACCGCTTCTCGCAGATCTACAGCGGCAACGCCGGTGCCCTCACCCGCGGTCTGGACGGCAACAACGACGAGATCAAGGCCGCGTACGCGTTCGCGCACCGGGCCTTCGCCAGCACGAACGGCATCCGCAGCCAGGAGTACAAGTACCTGGACTGGTACGACTCCGACACCGTCAAGATCGACGAGATGTCGCGGATCGAGACCTCGCTGCTGTCCGAGATGGAGCAGAAGTCCCGCGAGCTGCGCAACGCCGCGACCCAGGACGCGATCCTCAACGGCGCGGTGATCCTGCTGGTCCTCGGCGTCTCGCTGGTCGGCGCGTTCGTCGTGGCCCGCTCCATGGTCCGCTCGCTGCGCCGGCTCCAGGACACCGCGCAGAAGGTCGCCCAGGACCGACTGCCCGAGCTGGTCAAGCAGCTGTCCGAGTCCGACCCGCAGGACGTGGACACCTCCGTCGAGTCGGTCGGTGTGCACAGCCGGGACGAGATCGGCCGGGTGGCCGCGGCGTTCGACGACGTCCACCGCGAGGCGGTCCGGCTGGCGTCCGAGCAGGCGCTGCTGCGGGGCAACGTCAACGCGATGTTCACCAACCTCTCGCGCCGCTCCCAGGGCCTGATCCAGCGTCAGCTCTCGCTGATCTCCGAACTGGAGTCCCGTGAGGCCGACCCGGACCAGCTCTCCTCGCTCTTCAAGCTCGACCACCTCGCCACCCGCATGCGCCGTAACGGCGAGAACCTCCTCGTCCTCGCGGGTGAGGAGCCGGGCCGCCGGTGGACCCGTCCGGTGCCGCTGGTCGACGTCCTGCGGGCCGCCGCCTCCGAGGTGGAGCAGTACGAGCGGATCGAGCTGAACGCGGTCCCGCAGACCGAGGTCGCCGGCCGGGTCGTCAACGACCTCGTGCACCTGCTCGCCGAGCTGCTGGAGAACGCGACCTCGTTCTCCTCGCCGCAGACCAAGGTCAAGGTGACCGGCCACGCGCTGCCCGACGGCCGCGTCCTGGTCGAGATCCACGACACCGGCATCGGCCTCTCCCCCGAGGACCTGTCGGCGATCAACGAGCGGCTGGCCAGCCCGCCGACCGTGGACGTCTCGGTGTCCCGGCGGATGGGTCTGTTCGTGGTCGGCCGGCTGTCCCTGCGGCACGGCATCCGCATCCAGCTCCGGCCGTCCGACTCCGGCGGCACCACCGCACTGGTCATGCTGCCGGTCGACGTCGCCCAGGGCGGCAAGAAGCCGGCGCCCAGCACCGCCAAGAGCCCCGGCGAGGGCGGCGGCGCACCCAGCAGCCGGCTGGCCGGGCTGCAGCCGCGCGGCCAGGTCGGCTCCGGCCCCGGCGGGCGGCCCGCGCTGCCCGGCCGCGGTGGCCAGGGCGGCGCCCCGAACGCCTTCGGCTCGCCGGCTCCCGGCGGCCGCACCGCACCGTCCGCGCCCGGTCCGGGCGGTGACGCCGCCGGGGCGCGGCCCGCACTGCCGGTCCGTGGCGCGGAGGCGGGCCGCGGTGCCGAGGACGGCCGCACCCCGACCGTGGCGCCGCCCGCCGGCCTGCCCGGACGCGAGGAGCGGCCGCAGCTGCCGACCCGGAACGCGGCGGCCGAACTGCCGGGCGGCGGGGCCGGAGCGGCTCCCGCGGACGCCGGGCGGACGGGCGACGCGCCCCTGGGCGTGCGCCGGGACCGCGGCTCCGACGACGACTGGCCGATGACGCCCCGCGAGGCGCAGGACCGGCCGCGGGGCCACGAGGAGCCGGAGACCACCGGCACCTTCCAGCGGCCCGCGCCGGCCGCCGGCCCCGGTGACACCTCCGCGTTCGCCCGGCCCGGCTTCGGCGGGCCGCGGCCCGGCGCGGGTCGGGACGGCGCGGGTCGGGGCGGTGCGGGTCGGGGCGGTGCCCCGGCCGCGGACCGCGAGCCGACCTGGGCGGCCGCCGGACCCGGCGACACCGGGCAGTTCCCGCAGCCGGACGCCGACACCGGGCACTTCGAGACCACCGGGCAGTTCCCCCGGCCGGACGCCGACACCGGACCGTTCGAGACCACCGGACAGTTCCCGCGGCCCGACGCCGACACCGAACCGTTCGAGACCACCGGACAGTTCCCGCGCCCCGCGACCGGGCGCGCGGAGCCGGCCGGGCAGGTCCGGCAGCCGGACGCCGGACGGGCCCCGGCGGGCCAGGACCCGCTCGGCGACCCGCTGAGCGGTCCGCTCCGCGGCGACCCGCTCGGCACCACGGACGCCCGCCCCGTCGACGACCGCACGCCGATCTTCGACACCATCGAGTCCAACTGGTTCAACACTCCGGCGGCGGCCGCCGCCGGTGTGCCGCCGCTGCCGCGCCGCGACGGTGGCCAGGACGGCGCCGCGCCGGGTGACACGCCCGCCGGCGGCGTGCCGGCCGCCGGTGCGCCGGCGGGCGGTGCCGCCCGCGAGGGCGCCCCGGCCGACGCCGGCGCACAGTGGCGGACCTCGCCGAACGACGAGACGTGGCGGCAGGCGGAGCAGATCCGCCAGCCGGCCTCGGGCGGGGTCACCACGTCCGGGCTGCCCCGCCGGGTGCCGCGCGCCAATCTCGTCGCCGGCACCGCGCAGCAGCAGGCCCCGCAGGGCGGTCCGCAGGTCTCCCGCGCGCCCAGCGACGTGCGCGGCCGGCTGACCAATCTCCGCCGGGGCATCCAGCAGGGCCGGCAGGCCGGGACGTCGTCCACCGGCAACCACGGCATTGTCGATCCCTCTCACCAGCAGGAGCGTTAG
- a CDS encoding roadblock/LC7 domain-containing protein — protein sequence MSQAAQNLNWLITNFVENTPGVSHTVVVSADGLLLAMSEGFPRDRADQLAAVASGLTSLTSGASRIFEGGSVNQTVVEMERGFLFIMSVSDGSSLAVLAHPECDIGLVGYEMALLVDRAGTVLTPDLRAELQGSLLN from the coding sequence ATGAGCCAGGCGGCGCAGAATCTGAACTGGTTGATCACCAACTTCGTGGAGAACACCCCCGGGGTGTCCCACACGGTCGTGGTCTCCGCGGACGGTCTCCTCCTCGCGATGTCCGAGGGGTTCCCTCGTGACAGAGCCGATCAGCTGGCGGCGGTGGCCTCCGGCCTGACGTCGCTGACCTCCGGCGCGTCCCGCATCTTCGAGGGCGGGAGCGTCAACCAGACCGTGGTGGAGATGGAGCGCGGCTTCCTCTTCATCATGTCCGTCTCCGACGGATCGTCGCTGGCCGTACTGGCGCACCCGGAGTGCGACATCGGCCTCGTCGGCTACGAGATGGCCCTGCTGGTCGACCGTGCGGGCACCGTCCTGACGCCCGATCTGCGTGCAGAACTGCAGGGCAGCCTTCTCAACTAG
- a CDS encoding GTP-binding protein: protein MDFASSDDGTAPSPARSTTSAKIVVAGGFGVGKTTFVGAVSEINPLRTEAVMTSASAGIDDLSHVQDKTTTTVAMDFGRITLDEDLILYLFGTPGQDRFWFMWDDLVRGAIGAVVLVDTRRLADCFPAVDYFENSGLPFVIALNGFEGHQPHTPDEVREALQIGPGTPIITTDARHRAEAKSALITLVEHALMARLQ from the coding sequence GTGGACTTCGCAAGCTCTGACGACGGCACCGCGCCGAGCCCGGCCCGCTCCACCACCTCGGCGAAGATCGTGGTGGCGGGCGGCTTCGGCGTGGGCAAGACCACGTTCGTCGGCGCCGTCTCGGAGATCAACCCGCTGCGCACGGAGGCCGTGATGACCTCCGCGTCGGCGGGGATCGACGACCTCAGCCACGTCCAGGACAAGACGACCACGACCGTGGCGATGGACTTCGGCCGGATCACCCTGGACGAGGACCTGATCCTGTACCTGTTCGGTACGCCGGGCCAGGACCGCTTCTGGTTCATGTGGGACGACCTGGTCCGCGGCGCCATCGGCGCGGTGGTCCTCGTCGACACCCGGCGACTGGCCGACTGCTTCCCGGCCGTCGACTACTTCGAGAACAGCGGCCTGCCCTTCGTCATCGCCCTCAACGGCTTTGAGGGGCACCAGCCGCACACCCCGGACGAGGTCCGGGAGGCGCTCCAGATCGGGCCGGGGACCCCGATCATCACCACCGACGCGCGGCACCGCGCGGAGGCCAAGAGCGCGCTCATCACGCTCGTGGAGCACGCGCTGATGGCCCGCCTGCAGTAG
- a CDS encoding DUF742 domain-containing protein — MATPPSGYPYGSGQQSGPQGETHQNRFNFPSAPSRRPQRPQPPQPQQRPAQQQSPYGSRPYGPPPSEPSPYDQPQAPRIQPVQPPRPRPEPTAPTGGANNPLVRPYAMTGGRTRPRYQLAIEALVSTTADPAKLQGQLPEHQRICHLCREIKSVAEISALLSIPLGVARILVADLAEAGLVAIHQPGGDETAGGQPDVTLLERVLSGLRKL; from the coding sequence GTGGCAACGCCCCCGAGCGGCTACCCGTATGGATCCGGACAGCAGTCCGGTCCCCAGGGCGAGACCCATCAGAACCGCTTCAACTTCCCGTCTGCGCCCAGCCGCAGGCCGCAGCGGCCCCAGCCGCCGCAGCCTCAGCAGCGTCCCGCTCAGCAGCAGAGCCCGTACGGTTCCCGGCCCTACGGGCCCCCGCCGTCCGAGCCCTCGCCGTACGACCAGCCGCAGGCGCCGCGCATCCAGCCGGTGCAGCCGCCGCGGCCGAGGCCCGAGCCGACCGCCCCCACCGGGGGCGCGAACAACCCGCTCGTGCGGCCGTACGCGATGACCGGAGGCCGGACCCGGCCGCGCTACCAGCTCGCCATCGAGGCGCTGGTCAGCACGACCGCCGACCCCGCGAAGCTGCAGGGCCAGCTGCCGGAGCACCAACGCATCTGCCACCTCTGCCGTGAGATCAAATCAGTGGCCGAGATCTCGGCCCTTCTCTCCATCCCCCTCGGCGTCGCCCGGATCCTCGTCGCCGACCTGGCGGAGGCCGGACTCGTCGCCATCCATCAGCCCGGCGGGGACGAGACCGCCGGCGGACAGCCAGATGTGACACTGCTCGAAAGGGTGCTCAGTGGACTTCGCAAGCTCTAG
- a CDS encoding DUF742 domain-containing protein translates to MTPPPATSGPYGAYSPAPYGSEGDQPLVRPYAMTGGRTRPRYQLAIEALVSTTADPSQLPGLLPEHQRICHLCREVKSVAEVSALLHIPLGVARILVADLAEAGMVAIHQPGGSGEAGGTPDVTLLERVLSGLRKL, encoded by the coding sequence ATGACCCCGCCACCCGCCACTTCCGGCCCGTACGGCGCCTACAGCCCAGCGCCGTACGGGAGCGAAGGTGACCAACCGCTGGTGCGCCCGTACGCCATGACCGGAGGCCGGACCCGGCCGCGCTACCAGCTCGCCATAGAGGCACTGGTCAGCACCACGGCCGACCCGTCCCAACTGCCCGGCCTGCTCCCCGAGCACCAGCGGATCTGCCACCTGTGCCGCGAGGTGAAGTCGGTGGCCGAGGTCTCCGCACTGCTGCACATCCCGCTCGGCGTGGCGCGCATCCTGGTGGCCGACCTGGCGGAGGCCGGGATGGTGGCCATCCACCAGCCCGGCGGCAGCGGCGAGGCGGGCGGCACGCCGGACGTGACCCTGCTGGAGAGGGTGCTCAGTGGACTTCGCAAGCTCTGA
- a CDS encoding fumarylacetoacetate hydrolase family protein, whose protein sequence is MRIARFSIDGNVGFGVLEGDELDVIKGHPFAEFERSGQKVPLDKVRLLPPVLPNKVVAIGRNYAEHAAELGNEVPDTPVTFFKPSTSVIGSGDPITYPSFSQELHHEAELAVVIGRMCREVPRERVKDVILGYTCANDVTARDVQRREKQWARAKGFDSSCPLGPWIETDLDPSDLTIQCTVNGEQRQLGRTSEMVRPIEDLIVHITEAMTLLPGDVVLTGTPAGVGPLNVGDVVAVTIEGIGTLTNKVIKRG, encoded by the coding sequence GTGCGCATCGCCAGATTCTCCATCGACGGCAACGTCGGCTTCGGTGTCCTCGAAGGAGACGAACTCGACGTCATCAAGGGGCATCCGTTCGCGGAATTCGAGCGCTCGGGCCAAAAGGTCCCCCTCGACAAGGTGCGGCTGTTGCCGCCGGTCCTCCCCAACAAGGTCGTGGCGATCGGCCGCAACTACGCCGAGCACGCCGCCGAACTGGGCAACGAGGTCCCGGACACGCCGGTCACCTTCTTCAAACCGTCGACGTCGGTGATCGGGTCCGGCGACCCCATCACCTACCCCTCCTTCTCCCAGGAGCTGCACCACGAAGCGGAGCTGGCCGTCGTCATCGGCCGGATGTGCCGCGAGGTGCCCCGCGAGCGGGTCAAGGACGTCATCCTCGGCTACACCTGCGCCAACGACGTCACCGCGCGTGACGTCCAGCGCCGCGAGAAGCAGTGGGCCCGGGCCAAGGGCTTCGACAGCTCCTGCCCCCTGGGCCCCTGGATCGAGACGGACCTCGACCCGAGCGACCTCACCATCCAGTGCACGGTCAACGGCGAACAGCGCCAGCTCGGCCGCACCAGCGAGATGGTCCGCCCGATCGAGGACCTGATCGTCCACATCACCGAGGCGATGACGCTGCTCCCCGGCGACGTCGTCCTCACGGGCACCCCGGCCGGGGTCGGCCCGCTCAACGTCGGCGACGTGGTCGCCGTCACCATCGAAGGCATCGGCACTCTCACCAACAAGGTGATCAAGCGTGGCTAA
- a CDS encoding roadblock/LC7 domain-containing protein: MSQAAQNLNWLITNFVDNTPGVSHTVVVSADGLLLAMSEGFPRDRADQLAAVASGLTSLTSGASRIFEGGTVNQTVVEMERGFLFIMSVSDGSSLAVLAHPECDIGLVGYEMALLVDRAGTVLTPDLRAELQGSLLN; this comes from the coding sequence ATGAGCCAGGCGGCGCAGAATCTGAACTGGTTGATCACCAACTTCGTGGACAACACCCCCGGGGTGTCCCACACGGTGGTGGTCTCCGCGGACGGGCTGCTCCTCGCGATGTCCGAGGGGTTCCCTCGTGACCGAGCCGACCAGTTGGCGGCGGTGGCCTCCGGCCTGACGTCGCTGACCTCGGGTGCCTCCCGCATCTTCGAGGGCGGGACGGTCAACCAGACCGTGGTGGAGATGGAGCGCGGCTTCCTCTTCATCATGTCCGTCTCCGACGGGTCGTCGCTGGCCGTACTGGCGCACCCGGAGTGCGACATCGGCCTCGTCGGCTACGAGATGGCCCTGCTGGTCGACCGTGCGGGCACCGTCCTGACGCCCGATCTGCGTGCAGAACTGCAGGGCAGTCTGCTGAACTGA
- a CDS encoding GTP-binding protein, producing the protein MDFASSSGAARSTTSAKIVVAGGFGVGKTTFVGAVSEINPLRTEAVMTSASAGIDDLTHAPDKTTTTVAMDFGRITLDQDLILYLFGTPGQDRFWFMWDDLVRGAIGAVVLVDTRRLADCFPAVDYFENSGLPFVIALNGFDGHQPYTPDEVREALQIGPDAPIITTDARHRSEAKSALITLVEHALMARLR; encoded by the coding sequence GTGGACTTCGCAAGCTCTAGCGGTGCAGCCCGCTCCACCACCTCGGCGAAGATCGTGGTGGCGGGCGGCTTCGGCGTGGGCAAGACCACGTTCGTCGGGGCCGTCTCAGAGATCAACCCGCTGCGCACCGAAGCCGTGATGACCTCCGCATCGGCGGGCATCGACGACCTCACGCACGCACCGGACAAGACGACCACGACCGTGGCCATGGACTTCGGCCGGATCACCCTGGACCAGGACCTGATCCTCTACCTGTTCGGCACGCCCGGCCAGGACCGCTTCTGGTTCATGTGGGACGACCTGGTCCGCGGCGCCATCGGCGCGGTGGTCCTCGTCGACACCCGACGGCTCGCCGACTGCTTCCCGGCCGTCGACTACTTCGAGAACAGCGGCCTGCCCTTCGTCATCGCCCTCAACGGCTTCGACGGGCACCAGCCCTACACCCCGGACGAGGTCCGGGAGGCGCTCCAGATCGGCCCGGACGCGCCGATCATCACCACCGACGCGCGGCACCGCAGCGAGGCCAAGAGCGCGCTGATCACGCTCGTGGAGCACGCGCTGATGGCCCGGCTGCGCTGA